One window from the genome of Nocardioides panaciterrulae encodes:
- a CDS encoding SigE family RNA polymerase sigma factor — translation MSAADRESFTRWASHRQLALFRTALLVSGDHHRAEDLVQEALTQVALRWSRLADGHPEAYARQVIVRRNISWWRKHRREVVADVPEHGLTTTGAERGADRRMALDAALARLTARQRAVIVLRFYEDLPERETAETLGVSTGTVKSQTHLALRRLREGSPHLAEMLEDLR, via the coding sequence GTGTCGGCGGCTGACCGTGAATCGTTCACCCGCTGGGCGAGCCATCGGCAGCTCGCGCTGTTCCGGACCGCCCTGCTGGTGAGTGGCGACCACCATCGCGCCGAGGACCTGGTCCAGGAGGCGCTGACCCAGGTCGCGCTGCGCTGGAGCCGGCTCGCGGACGGCCACCCGGAGGCCTACGCCCGGCAGGTGATCGTGCGCCGCAACATCTCGTGGTGGCGCAAGCACCGGCGCGAGGTGGTCGCCGACGTGCCGGAGCACGGCCTGACGACGACCGGCGCCGAGCGGGGGGCCGACCGCCGGATGGCCCTCGACGCGGCCCTGGCCCGGCTCACCGCACGACAGCGAGCGGTGATCGTGCTCCGGTTCTACGAGGACCTGCCCGAGCGCGAGACCGCCGAGACGCTCGGGGTCAGCACGGGGACCGTCAAGAGCCAGACCCACCTGGCGCTGCGCCGTCTGCGGGAGGGCTCGCCCCACCTCGCCGAGATGCTGGAGGACCTGCGATGA
- a CDS encoding NAD(P)H-dependent flavin oxidoreductase, whose translation MQLPTALRTRVPLIGAPMAGPGGGRLAHAVSRAGGLGMVGVSHTRDAGWIRDQAGVAGADGTAYGVGLMAWALESNPAQLDAVLDLRPALVSVSFGEYAGPVRRLREAGLTTATQVGSLDDLARAEAAGVDVIVARGGEGGGHGRNDLATLPLLQLVLERTDRPVYAAGGLLNHRGLAAVLAAGAAGGWVGTAFLGCVEADNRPAAREALLAADRTGYGRVFDVAQQAPWPREFGGRAVANAYFEDWVGREDELDEAARGRFRAAVEAGDHSVAHVYAGEGVVDITRERTAAEVVAEFARALPPGS comes from the coding sequence ATGCAGCTCCCCACCGCGCTCCGCACCCGCGTCCCCCTGATCGGCGCCCCGATGGCCGGACCCGGCGGCGGCCGGCTGGCCCACGCGGTGAGCCGCGCGGGCGGGCTGGGCATGGTCGGCGTGAGCCACACCCGGGACGCCGGCTGGATCCGCGACCAGGCCGGGGTCGCCGGCGCCGACGGCACGGCGTACGGCGTGGGCCTGATGGCCTGGGCGCTCGAGAGCAACCCCGCGCAGCTCGACGCCGTGCTCGACCTGCGGCCGGCGCTGGTGTCGGTGAGCTTCGGGGAGTACGCCGGGCCGGTGCGCCGGCTGCGCGAGGCCGGCCTCACCACCGCCACCCAGGTCGGCTCGCTCGACGACCTGGCACGGGCCGAGGCCGCCGGCGTCGACGTGATCGTGGCCCGGGGCGGCGAGGGCGGCGGCCACGGCCGCAACGACCTCGCGACCCTGCCGCTGCTGCAGCTGGTGCTCGAGCGCACCGACCGGCCGGTCTACGCCGCCGGCGGCCTGCTCAACCACCGCGGCCTCGCGGCGGTGCTCGCCGCGGGCGCGGCCGGCGGCTGGGTCGGCACCGCCTTCCTCGGCTGCGTGGAGGCCGACAACCGGCCCGCGGCCCGGGAGGCGCTGCTCGCGGCCGACCGGACCGGCTACGGCCGGGTCTTCGACGTCGCCCAGCAGGCGCCCTGGCCGCGGGAGTTCGGCGGCCGGGCCGTGGCGAACGCCTACTTCGAGGACTGGGTCGGCCGGGAGGACGAGCTGGACGAGGCGGCACGGGGCCGGTTCCGCGCGGCGGTCGAGGCGGGCGACCACTCCGTCGCCCACGTCTACGCCGGCGAGGGCGTCGTCGACATCACCCGCGAGCGGACCGCCGCCGAGGTCGTCGCGGAGTTCGCCCGGGCGCTGCCGCCGGGCTCATGA